The Primulina eburnea isolate SZY01 chromosome 6, ASM2296580v1, whole genome shotgun sequence genome contains a region encoding:
- the LOC140834754 gene encoding scarecrow-like protein 21 isoform X2: MEVWRSQVSWNERVPLYLALRASANFFKVDNRSMEQVKPSRVSTFQVLNNDLIHRKFQGTDVSSPAHTEEFFTLESTPVTGDSVQNSSSAVSVSSNRGPFSPHCSQSYASDLHHSCDYTYDSPFTGSSVLCNEENLAHALWMLKNDLLGPESADGDVSGSLSDMVMSSTRYGKILEMAALMDLKQLLVACAETVSEADSNSMDERRLAVSAAEALMGMLERRVSVSGDPLQRLGAYLLEGLKARLLSSGSIIYKKLKCNEKASSELMSYMHVLYEICPYYKFAYVSANAVIREAMENESRIHVIDFQIAQGSQWVSFIQSLSSRPGGPPYLRITGVDDSQSAFARGGGLELVCQRLASVAEECRVPFEFHGAGMSGCEVQFENLRVLQGESLAVNFPYILHHMPDESVSTTNHRDRLLRLVKSLSPKIVTLSEQESNTNTSSFFPRFLETLDYYSAIFESIDVVLPRDDRQRISTEEHCVGRDIVNIIACEGIDRMERHELLGKWRLRLTMAGFSPVPLNSSVKSTRREVLRDYSTNYRIAEANDALYLGWKNRALYTFSAWR; this comes from the exons ATGGAAGTTTGGAGAAGTCAAG TTTCTTGGAATGAAAGAGTACCTCTGTACCTGGCACTTCGAGCATCAGCCAATTTCTTTAAAGTCGACAATCGATCTATGGAGCAAGTCAAGCCATCACGAGTTTCTACTTTTCAggttttgaacaatgatttgaTTCATAGAAAATTCCAGGGTACTGATGTTTCTTCTCCGGCTCATACTGAAGAATTCTTCACTTTGGAATCAACGCCAGTGACCGGAGATTCTGTCCAAAATTCCTCTTCAGCTGTAAGCGTATCGTCCAACAGGGGTCCCTTTTCTCCCCATTGTTCTCAATCATATGCTTCTGATCTCCATCACTCGTGTGATTATACTTATGATTCACCATTTACCGGATCCTCTGTGCTTTGCAATGAAGAGAACTTGGCGCATGCTCTGTGGATGTTGAAGAATGATTTGCTAGGACCTGAGTCTGCTGATGGCGATGTCAGTGGCTCCTTAAGTGATATGGTGATGTCCTCCACAAGGTACGGCAAAATCCTGGAAATGGCTGCCCTCATGGACCTGAAGCAATTGCTCGTTGCCTGTGCTGAGACGGTATCAGAAGCTGACTCAAACTCCATGGACGAAAGAAGATTGGCAGTATCAGCTGCAGAAGCTCTCATGGGCATGTTAGAAAGAAGGGTGTCGGTATCGGGTGACCCTTTACAGAGACTAGGTGCATACTTATTGGAAGGTCTCAAGGCAAGATTGTTGTCCTCCGGAAGCATAATTTACAAAAAGTTGAAGTGCAATGAGAAAGCAAGTTCTGAATTGATGTCATACATGCACGTGCTTTATGAAATCTGTCCCTACTACAAGTTTGCCTATGTGTCTGCTAATGCTGTGATTAGGGAAGCAATGGAGAATGAAAGTAGAATTCATGTAATTGATTTTCAGATTGCGCAGGGAAGTCAGTGGGTTTCTTTCATTCAATCTCTCTCTAGCCGGCCTGGGGGACCTCCTTATTTACGCATTACAGGTGTTGATGACTCTCAATCAGCTTTTGCTCGAGGTGGAGGACTTGAGCTAGTCTGTCAGCGGTTAGCAAGTGTAGCTGAAGAATGTAGAGTACCATTTGAGTTCCATGGTGCAGGTATGTCTGGATGTGAGGTCCAGTTTGAGAATCTTCGGGTTCTGCAGGGAGAATCTTTGGCCGTGAACTTTCCTTACATTTTGCATCACATGCCAGATGAAAGTGTTAGCACAACAAATCATCGGGACCGCCTCCTCAGACTAGTTAAGAGCCTTTCACCCAAAATCGTGACCCTTTCTGAACAAGAATCCAACACCAACACTTCCTCGTTCTTCCCACGATTTCTTGAGACTCTAGATTATTACTCAGCAATTTTTGAGTCCATTGATGTTGTACTCCCGCGAGATGACAGACAACGGATTAGTACTGAAGAACATTGTGTGGGGAGGGATATTGTCAACATAATTGCTTGCGAGGGAATTGACAGGATGGAAAGGCACGAGCTTCTTGGTAAGTGGAGATTGAGACTTACTATGGCTGGATTTTCTCCAGTCCCATTGAATTCTTCAGTTAAAAGCACGAGGAGGGAGGTGTTAAGGGATTATAGCACAAATTACAGGATAGCTGAAGCCAATGATGCTTTGTATCTAGGATGGAAGAACAGAGCTTTATACACTTTTTCTGCTTGGAGGTAA
- the LOC140834754 gene encoding scarecrow-like protein 21 isoform X1 codes for MEVWRSQDLHAFSLVNSGVSWNERVPLYLALRASANFFKVDNRSMEQVKPSRVSTFQVLNNDLIHRKFQGTDVSSPAHTEEFFTLESTPVTGDSVQNSSSAVSVSSNRGPFSPHCSQSYASDLHHSCDYTYDSPFTGSSVLCNEENLAHALWMLKNDLLGPESADGDVSGSLSDMVMSSTRYGKILEMAALMDLKQLLVACAETVSEADSNSMDERRLAVSAAEALMGMLERRVSVSGDPLQRLGAYLLEGLKARLLSSGSIIYKKLKCNEKASSELMSYMHVLYEICPYYKFAYVSANAVIREAMENESRIHVIDFQIAQGSQWVSFIQSLSSRPGGPPYLRITGVDDSQSAFARGGGLELVCQRLASVAEECRVPFEFHGAGMSGCEVQFENLRVLQGESLAVNFPYILHHMPDESVSTTNHRDRLLRLVKSLSPKIVTLSEQESNTNTSSFFPRFLETLDYYSAIFESIDVVLPRDDRQRISTEEHCVGRDIVNIIACEGIDRMERHELLGKWRLRLTMAGFSPVPLNSSVKSTRREVLRDYSTNYRIAEANDALYLGWKNRALYTFSAWR; via the exons ATGGAAGTTTGGAGAAGTCAAG ATTTACATGCATTCTCACTCGTTAATAGTGGAG TTTCTTGGAATGAAAGAGTACCTCTGTACCTGGCACTTCGAGCATCAGCCAATTTCTTTAAAGTCGACAATCGATCTATGGAGCAAGTCAAGCCATCACGAGTTTCTACTTTTCAggttttgaacaatgatttgaTTCATAGAAAATTCCAGGGTACTGATGTTTCTTCTCCGGCTCATACTGAAGAATTCTTCACTTTGGAATCAACGCCAGTGACCGGAGATTCTGTCCAAAATTCCTCTTCAGCTGTAAGCGTATCGTCCAACAGGGGTCCCTTTTCTCCCCATTGTTCTCAATCATATGCTTCTGATCTCCATCACTCGTGTGATTATACTTATGATTCACCATTTACCGGATCCTCTGTGCTTTGCAATGAAGAGAACTTGGCGCATGCTCTGTGGATGTTGAAGAATGATTTGCTAGGACCTGAGTCTGCTGATGGCGATGTCAGTGGCTCCTTAAGTGATATGGTGATGTCCTCCACAAGGTACGGCAAAATCCTGGAAATGGCTGCCCTCATGGACCTGAAGCAATTGCTCGTTGCCTGTGCTGAGACGGTATCAGAAGCTGACTCAAACTCCATGGACGAAAGAAGATTGGCAGTATCAGCTGCAGAAGCTCTCATGGGCATGTTAGAAAGAAGGGTGTCGGTATCGGGTGACCCTTTACAGAGACTAGGTGCATACTTATTGGAAGGTCTCAAGGCAAGATTGTTGTCCTCCGGAAGCATAATTTACAAAAAGTTGAAGTGCAATGAGAAAGCAAGTTCTGAATTGATGTCATACATGCACGTGCTTTATGAAATCTGTCCCTACTACAAGTTTGCCTATGTGTCTGCTAATGCTGTGATTAGGGAAGCAATGGAGAATGAAAGTAGAATTCATGTAATTGATTTTCAGATTGCGCAGGGAAGTCAGTGGGTTTCTTTCATTCAATCTCTCTCTAGCCGGCCTGGGGGACCTCCTTATTTACGCATTACAGGTGTTGATGACTCTCAATCAGCTTTTGCTCGAGGTGGAGGACTTGAGCTAGTCTGTCAGCGGTTAGCAAGTGTAGCTGAAGAATGTAGAGTACCATTTGAGTTCCATGGTGCAGGTATGTCTGGATGTGAGGTCCAGTTTGAGAATCTTCGGGTTCTGCAGGGAGAATCTTTGGCCGTGAACTTTCCTTACATTTTGCATCACATGCCAGATGAAAGTGTTAGCACAACAAATCATCGGGACCGCCTCCTCAGACTAGTTAAGAGCCTTTCACCCAAAATCGTGACCCTTTCTGAACAAGAATCCAACACCAACACTTCCTCGTTCTTCCCACGATTTCTTGAGACTCTAGATTATTACTCAGCAATTTTTGAGTCCATTGATGTTGTACTCCCGCGAGATGACAGACAACGGATTAGTACTGAAGAACATTGTGTGGGGAGGGATATTGTCAACATAATTGCTTGCGAGGGAATTGACAGGATGGAAAGGCACGAGCTTCTTGGTAAGTGGAGATTGAGACTTACTATGGCTGGATTTTCTCCAGTCCCATTGAATTCTTCAGTTAAAAGCACGAGGAGGGAGGTGTTAAGGGATTATAGCACAAATTACAGGATAGCTGAAGCCAATGATGCTTTGTATCTAGGATGGAAGAACAGAGCTTTATACACTTTTTCTGCTTGGAGGTAA
- the LOC140834754 gene encoding scarecrow-like protein 21 isoform X3, producing the protein MEQVKPSRVSTFQVLNNDLIHRKFQGTDVSSPAHTEEFFTLESTPVTGDSVQNSSSAVSVSSNRGPFSPHCSQSYASDLHHSCDYTYDSPFTGSSVLCNEENLAHALWMLKNDLLGPESADGDVSGSLSDMVMSSTRYGKILEMAALMDLKQLLVACAETVSEADSNSMDERRLAVSAAEALMGMLERRVSVSGDPLQRLGAYLLEGLKARLLSSGSIIYKKLKCNEKASSELMSYMHVLYEICPYYKFAYVSANAVIREAMENESRIHVIDFQIAQGSQWVSFIQSLSSRPGGPPYLRITGVDDSQSAFARGGGLELVCQRLASVAEECRVPFEFHGAGMSGCEVQFENLRVLQGESLAVNFPYILHHMPDESVSTTNHRDRLLRLVKSLSPKIVTLSEQESNTNTSSFFPRFLETLDYYSAIFESIDVVLPRDDRQRISTEEHCVGRDIVNIIACEGIDRMERHELLGKWRLRLTMAGFSPVPLNSSVKSTRREVLRDYSTNYRIAEANDALYLGWKNRALYTFSAWR; encoded by the coding sequence ATGGAGCAAGTCAAGCCATCACGAGTTTCTACTTTTCAggttttgaacaatgatttgaTTCATAGAAAATTCCAGGGTACTGATGTTTCTTCTCCGGCTCATACTGAAGAATTCTTCACTTTGGAATCAACGCCAGTGACCGGAGATTCTGTCCAAAATTCCTCTTCAGCTGTAAGCGTATCGTCCAACAGGGGTCCCTTTTCTCCCCATTGTTCTCAATCATATGCTTCTGATCTCCATCACTCGTGTGATTATACTTATGATTCACCATTTACCGGATCCTCTGTGCTTTGCAATGAAGAGAACTTGGCGCATGCTCTGTGGATGTTGAAGAATGATTTGCTAGGACCTGAGTCTGCTGATGGCGATGTCAGTGGCTCCTTAAGTGATATGGTGATGTCCTCCACAAGGTACGGCAAAATCCTGGAAATGGCTGCCCTCATGGACCTGAAGCAATTGCTCGTTGCCTGTGCTGAGACGGTATCAGAAGCTGACTCAAACTCCATGGACGAAAGAAGATTGGCAGTATCAGCTGCAGAAGCTCTCATGGGCATGTTAGAAAGAAGGGTGTCGGTATCGGGTGACCCTTTACAGAGACTAGGTGCATACTTATTGGAAGGTCTCAAGGCAAGATTGTTGTCCTCCGGAAGCATAATTTACAAAAAGTTGAAGTGCAATGAGAAAGCAAGTTCTGAATTGATGTCATACATGCACGTGCTTTATGAAATCTGTCCCTACTACAAGTTTGCCTATGTGTCTGCTAATGCTGTGATTAGGGAAGCAATGGAGAATGAAAGTAGAATTCATGTAATTGATTTTCAGATTGCGCAGGGAAGTCAGTGGGTTTCTTTCATTCAATCTCTCTCTAGCCGGCCTGGGGGACCTCCTTATTTACGCATTACAGGTGTTGATGACTCTCAATCAGCTTTTGCTCGAGGTGGAGGACTTGAGCTAGTCTGTCAGCGGTTAGCAAGTGTAGCTGAAGAATGTAGAGTACCATTTGAGTTCCATGGTGCAGGTATGTCTGGATGTGAGGTCCAGTTTGAGAATCTTCGGGTTCTGCAGGGAGAATCTTTGGCCGTGAACTTTCCTTACATTTTGCATCACATGCCAGATGAAAGTGTTAGCACAACAAATCATCGGGACCGCCTCCTCAGACTAGTTAAGAGCCTTTCACCCAAAATCGTGACCCTTTCTGAACAAGAATCCAACACCAACACTTCCTCGTTCTTCCCACGATTTCTTGAGACTCTAGATTATTACTCAGCAATTTTTGAGTCCATTGATGTTGTACTCCCGCGAGATGACAGACAACGGATTAGTACTGAAGAACATTGTGTGGGGAGGGATATTGTCAACATAATTGCTTGCGAGGGAATTGACAGGATGGAAAGGCACGAGCTTCTTGGTAAGTGGAGATTGAGACTTACTATGGCTGGATTTTCTCCAGTCCCATTGAATTCTTCAGTTAAAAGCACGAGGAGGGAGGTGTTAAGGGATTATAGCACAAATTACAGGATAGCTGAAGCCAATGATGCTTTGTATCTAGGATGGAAGAACAGAGCTTTATACACTTTTTCTGCTTGGAGGTAA